One genomic region from Cyclopterus lumpus isolate fCycLum1 chromosome 20, fCycLum1.pri, whole genome shotgun sequence encodes:
- the LOC117749344 gene encoding dnaJ homolog subfamily C member 13 isoform X4, protein MNVVKENKDMACFYTTKHSWRGKYKRVFSVGTHGITTYNPTTLEVTNQWPYGDICGIGPVGKGQGTEFNLTFRKGSGKKSETLKFSTEHRTELLTEALRFRTDFSEGKITGRRYNCYKHHWSDTRKPVCLEVTPGGIDQIDPHTNRVVCSYDYRNVEGFVEVSDYQGGFCILYGGFSRLHLFASEHREDIIRCAIEHAGNFIGITLRLRKEALTFEDFVTDRLGKYSSDDSITSLAEFVVQKISPRHPDPVKRILALTETCLVERDPASYNIVTIKPFGEVFALICDVDNPQVFTVEFIRGQIRKFSSTERDSLLASLLDGVRASGNRDVCVKMAPTQRGQRWGLLSMPVDEEVESLHLKFLAAPPNGNFADAVFRFNANISYSGVLHAVTQDGLFSENKEKLINNAILALLSQEAELPALNTELESHFQAIRRLVASKAGFQAFTQLPKFREKLGVKTVKALKRNNNSVTHAAVDMLCALMCPMHDDYDLRQEQLNKASLLSSKKFLENLLEKFITNVDHGTGALVISSLLDFLTFALCAPYSETTEGQQFDMLLEMVASDGRTLFKLFQHPSMAIVKGAGLVMKAIIEEGDKEIATKMQDLALSEGALPRHLHTSLFTISADQRMLTNRQLSRHLVGLWTAENPVALNLLKRILPSGLLAYLDSPDPVPEKDMDRMHIRDNLKLAQDQLNRNKVPEWQRIAGKAAKEVEKFAKEKADIVLMHWRDKMGIAQKENPNQKPVILRKRRQRIKIEVNWELFYYRFQLDHARSNLIWNLRTREELRDALEGEMRAFNVDRELGSATVISWNHQEFEVKYECLSDEIKIGDYYLRLLLEEDENDESNAIKRSYEFFNELYHRFLLTPKVTMKCLCLQALAIVYGKCYEEIGPFTDTKYIVGMLDRCTDKLERDRLIVFLNKLILNKKNVKEVMDSNGVRILVDLLTMAHLHTNRATVPLQSNVLEASADMKRESEKEWYFGNADKERRGPFSFEEMQEFWSTGVLTAKTRCWAQGMDGWRPLQAIPQLKWCLLATGQAVMNESDLATLILNMLITMCSYYPSRDPDNAIIRPLPKIKRMISDNACLPHIVQLLLTFDPILVEKVANVLYLVMQDNPNLQRLYLTGIFFFIMMYTGSNVLPVARFLKYTHLKQAFKSEESKGQDIVQRSVLGPVLPEAMVCYLENYEAERFSEIFLGEFDTPEAIWSSEMRRMMIEKIAAHIADFSPRLQSNTRALYQYCPIPVVSFPQLDNELFCNIYYLRHLCDTIRFPNWPIRDAVKLLKDTLEAWKREVEKKPPSMSVDDAYEVLNLPKGQGQHEESKIRKAYFRLAQKYHPDKNPEGRDMFEKVNKAYEFLCTKSARILDGPDPENIILILKAQSILFNRHKEELEPYKYAGYPMLIKTITMETEDGLLFSKTSPLLPAAAELAFHTVNCSALNAEELRRDNGIEVLLEALSRCVAVLTASSKPNDMAVQVCGHVCRCYSVAAQFEECREKIIELPNIIRDLCHILFYGKGLPKTATLAVQCVSSFAVDFFLQTHLYHAGVLWHLLVHLFNYDYTLEESGVQACQDTNQQEVANGLAKLSLVALSRLGGYTQTAHNPDGNNPVSETNGIEGTPPENPTIRKSLAAMLTPYISQKLGTGSPAAVLKLLNSNSENPYLIWNNGTRAELLEFLEGEQEGNIKRGENDKSFGAEFLFSDHSKELIVGEIFVRVYNEQPSFPLEYPKAFAASLLDYVGSQAQYLHTLLAMSQSNKVESQQHAERLRFAEMALEALRNVIKNNPGSESECIGHFKLLFSLLRVHGAGRVQQLVLEVVNTVTSNQECVSNIAESLVLSNLLLLLHSLPSSRQMVLETLYALTSNTKIVKESMAKGALIYLLDLFCNCTHPQVRTQTAELFSKMTSDKLVGPKVRLTLIRFLPGVFMDAMRDNAEAAVHIFEGTHENPELIWNDGSREKVSTTVREMMLEHFKQQKDNPDVIWKLPEDFTVAYGTGQGELEVGGVFLRIFIAQPGWVLRKPREFLVSLLETLTELLEKNNPNGEALETVTTAAVCLFCSQSQLADQVPPLGHLPRVLAALNHKNNAVPKNSIRLIHVLSDNELCVRSMSSLETIGPLMTGMKSRADMAGLACEALNRMFQKEQTELVAQALRVELVPYLLKLLEGIGLETLDNPSATKAQIVKAIKSMTRSLQYGEQVNEILAKSSVWSAFKDQKHDLFISESQTAGYLTGPGVAGYLTAGTGTPVMTNVPPPVDNDIGDQG, encoded by the exons ATGAATGTcgtcaaagaaaacaaagacatgGCCTGTTTCTACACCACCAAACACTCCTGGAGGGGAAA GTACAAGCGAGTTTTCTCAGTGGGGACGCATGGCATTACCACTTACAACCCTACCACGCTAGAAGTAACAAATCAG TGGCCTTATGGAGACATCTGTGGTATCGGCCCGGTGGGAAAAGGTCAGGGAACCGAGTTCAACCTCACATTCCGCAAAGGCAGCGGCAAGAAGTCCGAAACGCTCAAGTTCTCCACGGAGCACCGGACTGAGCTGCTCACAGAAGCACTG AGATTTAGAACAGATTTTTCAGAGGGAAAAATAACTGGCAGA CGTTACAACTGCTACAAGCACCACTGGAGTGACACGCGGAAGCCAGTGTGTTTAGAGGTGACGCCGGGCGGCATCGACCAGATCGACCCGCACACCAATCGGGTGGTGTGTTCCTACGACTACCGAAACGTAGAGGGATTCGTCGAGGTCTCCGATTACCAGGGAGGGTTCTGCATCCTTTACGGGGGCTTCAGCCGGCTG CATCTCTTTGCCTCGGAGCACCGGGAAGACATCATCCGCTGCGCCATAGAGCATGCTGGGAACTTTATCGGTATCACGCTACGACTGAGGAAGGAGGCGTTGACCTTTGAGGATTTCGTGACGGACAGGTTGGGGAAGTACAGCTCGGATGACAGCATCACTTCACTGGCCGAGTTCGTGGTGCAGAAGATCAGCCCTCGACACCCG gaCCCTGTGAAGCGTATTCTGGCCCTGACGGAGACTTGTCTCGTGGAGAGAGACCCGGCTTCATACAACATCGTCACCATCAAACCCTTCGGAGAG GTATTTGCTCTCATCTGTGACGTAGACAACCCTCAGGTGTTTACAGTTGAATTCATTCGAGGTCAGATCAGAAAGTTTTCCTCCACAGAAAG GGACTCTTTGTTAGCCAGCCTACTCGATGGAGTCCGCGCATCAGGCAACAGGGACGTGTGCGTCAAAATGGCCCCCACGCAGCGAGGGCAAAGGTGGGGCCTACTGAGCATGCCCGTggacgaggaggtggagagtTTGCATCTCAAATTCCTGGCAGCACCTCCAA ATGGAAACTTTGCAGATGCAGTGTTCAGATTTAACGCCAACATCTCCTACAGTGGAGTGCTGCACGCAGTCACCCAAGAT gGTCTTTTCTCTGAGAACAAAGAGAAGCTCATCAACAACGCCATCCTGGCTCTTTTATCCCAGGAGGCCGAGCTGCCGGCTCTTAACACCGAGCTGGAGAGCCACTTCCAGGCCATTCGGCGCTTGGTGGCCTCCAAGGCTGGCTTCCAGGCTTTTACCCAGCTGCCCAA GTTCAGGGAAAAGTTGGGAGTAAAGACggtaaaagctttaaaaaggaacaacaaCAGTGTGACACATGCTGCCGTAGACATGCTCTGTGCACTTATGTGT CCGATGCACGATGACTATGACCTGAGGCAGGAGCAGCTGAACAAggcctctctgctctcctcaaAGAAGTTCCTGGAAAACCTGCTTGAAAAATTCATCACCAATgtg gacCATGGAACCGGAGCTCTGGTCATCAGCTCCTTACTGGACTTCTTAACCTTTGCCCTCTGCGCCCCCTACAGTGAAACCACAGAGGGGCAGCAGTTTGACATGCTGCTGGAGATGGTCGCCTCTGATGGACGCACCTTGTTTAAACTCTTCCAG CATCCCTCAATGGCAATAGTGAAGGGGGCAGGCTTGGTGATGAAGGCCATTATTGAG GAGGGAGACAAGGAAATAGCCACCAAGATGCAGGACCTGGCCTTGAGTGAAGGGGCTCTTCCCAGGCATCTGCACACGTCTTTGTTCACCATCAGCGCTGACCAGCGGATGCTTACCAACAG GCAGCTGAGTCGTCACCTCGTGGGACTCTGGACGGCGGAAAACCCTGTTGCCTTGAACCTCCTGAAAAGGATACTG CCATCAGGCCTGCTGGCTTACCTGGACAGTCCTGATCCAGTCCCGGAGAAAGATATGGATCGGATGCACATCCGCGACAACTTGAAACTGGCCCAG GACCAGCTTAATCGAAACAAGGTGCCCGAGTGGCAGCGGATAGCCGGCAAAGCAGCCAAAGAGGTGGAGAAGTTTGCCAAGGAGAAGGCCGATATAGTGTTGATGCACTGGAGGGATAAAATGGGCATAGCCCAGAAGGAG AACCCAAACCAAAAGCCCGTCATCCTAAGGAAGAGACGCCAGAGAATAAAGATTGAAGTCAACTGGGAGCTTTTCTACTACAG ATTCCAGCTCGACCATGCACGGTCCAACCTCATCTGGAACCTGAGGACGAGGGAGGAGCTGCGAGACGCTCTGGAGGGGGAGATGCGAGCCTTCAACGTGGACCGCGAGCTCGGCAGCGCCACCGTCATCTCCTGGAACCACCAGGAGTTTGAG GTGAAATACGAGTGCCTTTCAGATGAGATAAAGATTGGGGATTATTACCTGCGTCTGCTGCTTGAGGAGGATGAAAATGACGAATCGAATGCCATCAAGAGATC ATACGAGTTCTTCAATGAGCTCTACCATCGCTTTCTGCTTACACCCAAAGTCACGATGAAGTGCCTGTGCCTGCAGGCGCTTGCTATAGTCTATGGGAAGTGCTACGAGGAGATTGGCCCCTTCACAGACACAAAATACATTGTGGGCATGCTGGACCGA TGTACAGACAAGCTGGAAAGAGACAGACTCATCGTCTTCCTCAACAAACTCATTCTCAACAAG AAAAATGTGAAGGAGGTGATGGACTCGAATGGGGTGCGTATATTGGTGGATCTGCTCACCATGGCTCATCTGCATACCAACAGAGCTACTGTGCCCCTCCAG AGCAACGTGCTGGAGGCCTCAGCGGACatgaagagggagagcgagaaaGAGTGGTACTTTGGTAACGCAGACAAGGAAAGAAGAGGACCTTTCAGTTTTGAGGAG ATGCAGGAGTTTTGGAGCACAGGTGTCCTGACGGCGAAGACACGCTGCTGGGCTCAGGGGATGGATGGCTGGCGCCCCCTGCAGGCCATCCCACAGTTAAAATGGTGCCTCCTGGCCACTGGACAGGCCGTGATGAACGAGTCCGACCTGGCAACACTGATCCTTAACATGCTCATCACCATGTGCTCCTACTACCCCAGCAG GGACCCAGATAATGCCATCATCCGTCCTTTACCTAAAATCAAGAGGATGATCAGTGACAACGCTTGCCTGCCCCACATTGTTCAG ctgctgttgacctttgaccccataCTGGTGGAAAAGGTTGCTAATGTCCTATACCTGGTGATGCAGGACAACCCTAATCTGCAGCGCCTCTATTTAACTGggatcttcttcttcatcatgaTGTACACGGGCTCCAACGTGCTTCCTGTTGCAAG gttcCTCAAGTACACACATCTGAAACAAGCCTTCAAATCTGAAGAG TCTAAGGGCCAGGACATCGTGCAGCGTAGTGTCCTGGGGCCGGTGCTGCCTGAGGCCATGGTGTGTTATCTGGAGAACTACGAAGCTGAGCGCTTCTCAGAAATATTCCTTGGAGAATTTGACACACCGGAGGCCATTTGGAGCAGCGAGATGAG GCGGATGATGATCGAGAAGATCGCTGCCCACATCGCCGACTTCAGCCCCAGGCTGCAGAGCAACACGCGGGCCCTCTACCAGTACTGCCCCATCCCCGTGGTCAGCTTCCCTCAGCTGGACAACGAGCTCTTCTGTAACATCTACTACCTCAGACATCTGTGTGACACCATCCGCTTCCCCAACTGGCCCATTCGAGACGCT GTGAAGCTGCTAAAAGACACCCTTGAAGCCTggaagagggaggtggagaaaaAGCCTCCCTCCATGTCTGTAGACGATGCATACGAAGTCCTCAACCTCCCCAAAGGACAGGGGCA GCACGAGGAGAGTAAAATCAGGAAAGCTTACTTCAGACTGGCACAGAAGTACCATCCAGACAAGAACCCCGAGGGCAGG GACATGTTTGAGAAAGTCAACAAAGCCTACGAGTTCCTTTGCACAAAGTCCGCCCGAATCCTGGACGGCCCGGACCCAGAGaacatcatcctcatcctcaaaGCTCAGAGCATCCTGTTCAACCGACACAAAGAAG AACTGGAACCGTACAAATACGCCGGTTACCCCATGCTCATCAAAACAATCACAATGGAAACGGAGGACGGGCTGCTCTTCTCCAAaacctcccctctcctccctgcgGCCGCCGAACTGGCCTTCCACACCGTCAACTGCTCGGCCCTTAACGCGGAGGAGCTGCGCCGCGACAACGGCATCGAA GTGCTGCTGGAGGCGCTGTCTCGGTGTGTTGCTGTTTTAACTGCATCCAGCAAGCCTAATGACATGGCTGTACAG GTGTGCGGGCACGTCTGTAGGTGCTACAGTGTCGCAGCCCAGTTTGAGGAATGCAGGGAAAAGATAATCGAGCTGCCCAACATCATCAGGGACCTCTGTCACATCTTGTTCTACGGAAAG GGTCTCCCAAAAACTGCCACCCTAGCAGTACAGTGCGTGAGCTCCTTCGCAGTGGACTTCTTCCTTCAGACCCATCTGTACCACGCCGGTGTGCTCTGGCACCTGCTGGTCCACCTCTTCAACTACGACTACACGCTGGAGGAGAGCGGCGTGCAGGCGTGCCAGGACACGAACCAGCAGGAGGTCGCAAACGGCCTGGCCAAGCTCAGCCTGGTCGCCCTCAGCCGTCTGGGAGGCTACACCCAGACGGCACACAATCCAGACGGAAACAATCCTGTTTCGGAGACCAACGGCATTGAGGGCACGCCTCCGGAGAACCCCACCATCCGCAAGAGCTTGGCGGCCATGCTGACGCCATACATCTCACAGAAGCTGGGAACAGGTTCTCCTGCTGCG GTCTTGAAGCTGCTGAATAGCAACTCTGAGAACCCGTACTTGATCTGGAACAATGGAACACGAGCCGAGCTGCTGGAGTTCCTGGAGGGTGAACAGGAGGGAAACATCAAGAGG GGAGAGAATGATAAAAGCTTTGGTGCAGAGTTTCTGTTCTCTGATCACAGCAAAGAGCTGATAGTTGGGGAGATCTTTGTGCGGGTCTACAATGAGCAACCGTCTTTTCCTCTTGAG TACCCCAAAGCCTTCGCAGCAAGTCTTCTGGACTACGTGGGCTCCCAGGCCCAGTACCTCCACACTCTGCTGGCCATGAGTCAGAGTAACAAAGTAGAGTCCCAGCAGCATGCGGAGAGGCTCCGCTTCGCTGAGATGGCTTTAGAGGCTCTTCGCAATGTCATCAAGAACAACCCCG GTTCGGAGTCGGAGTGCATCGGCCATTTCAAACTGCTCTTCTCGTTGTTGCGGGTTCATGGAGCTGGCAGAGTGCAGCAGCTGGTTTTGGAG GTTGTGAACACAGTGACGTCAAACCAAGAATGCGTCAGCAACATTGCTGAGTCGCTGGTGTTGTCCAACCTTTTGTTGCTACTGCACTCGCTCCCCTCCA GCAGGCAAATGGTGCTGGAAACCTTGTATGCACTGACTTCCAACACAAAGATAGTTAAAGAGTCTATGGCTAAAG GTGCTCTGATCTACTTGCTTGACCTCTTCTGTAACTGCACACATCCCCAAGTTCGCACACAGACCGCAGAGCTCTTCTCCAAAATGACCTCAGACAAGCTGGTCGGCCCAAAG GTGCGTCTAACGCTGATCCGTTTCCTTCCTGGCGTGTTCATGGACGCCATGAGAGACAACGCCGAGGCAGCCGTGCACATATTTGAGGGAACGCACGAGAACCCCGAGCTCATCTGGAATGACGGCTCAAGGGAGAAAGTGTCCACCACTGTTCGGGAGATGATGCTTGA GCACTTTAAACAGCAGAAGGATAATCCTGATGTGATCTGGAAA CTGCCAGAGGACTTCACAGTGGCTTATGGGACAGGACAGGGCGAGCTGGAAGTCGGCGGCGTCTTCCTGCGTATCTTTATTGCTCAGCCGGGCTGGGTGCTTCGCAAGCCACGAGAGTTCCTGGTTTCTCTTCTGGAGACCCTGACGGAGCTGCTGGAGAAAAACAACCCCAAT GGCGAGGCCCTGGAGACGGTTACCACGGCAGCAGTCTGTCTGTTCTGCTCCCAGAGCCAGCTGGCCGACCAGGTGCCCCCTCTGGGTCACCTGCCTCGAGTCCTGGCGGCACTCAACCACAAGAACAACGCCGTGCCCAAGAACTCCATCCGTCTCATCCACGTGCTGTCGGACAACGAG CTGTGTGTGCGCTCCATGTCGTCTCTGGAGACCATCGGCCCCCTCATGACTGGAATGAAATCTCGGGCTGACATGGCCGGGTTAGCGTGTGAAGCTCTCAACCGCATGTTCCAGAAAGAGCAGACAGAACTAGTGGCCCAG GCTCTCAGGGTGGAGCTGGTCCCATACCTCCTGAAGCTGCTGGAAGGAATCGGCCTGGAGACGTTAGACAACCCTTCAGCTACTAAGGCCCAGATAGTAAAGGCTATCAAGTCCATGACTCGCAGTCTGCAGTACGGAGAGCAG GTGAATGAGATTCTTGCAAAGTCTTCAGTGTGGAGTGCCTTCAAAGACCAGAAACATGATCTTTTCATCTCAGAGTCACAGACCGCGGGTTACCTGACAG GTCCAGGAGTAGCAGGTTACCTTACAGCGGGAACTGGCACCCCGGTAATGACCAACGTCCCACCCCCTGTGGACAACGACATTGGAGACCAAGGCTGA